DNA sequence from the Rhodoligotrophos appendicifer genome:
GCTCGCCAATCTGCGGGAGCAGCACCGTGATCTCGACGTGGCGATCGCCAGTCTCGAAGAGGCAAATGCGCGCGACCAGCTGCAACTGCGGCGCCTGAAGAAGCAAAAGCTCATGCTCAAGGACAAGATCTCGTTGATCGAGGACCAGATGATCCCCGATATCATCGCGTGAGCAAGGCCATCGAATTTCGCTGGTTGCAGAACCCCCTTCCTTCCTTATAATCCGCGCCTTTTTCGGGCCTCTGTTGCCCCTTCGGAGACGCCATGAGCGACAAGAATCCCCAGGTTGCGGTCATCATGGGCAGTCAGTCCGACTGGACGACGATGCGGCACGCTACCGAGATATTGGAAGCGCTGGGCGTTTCTCATGAGGCGAGGATCATTTCCGCCCATCGCACACCGCATCGCCTCTATGAATTCGCGGGTTCCGCCCAGGCCAAGGGCATCAAGGTGATCATCGCCGGAGCTGGCGGTGCGGCACATCTGCCGGGCATGGCCGCATCCATGACTCCCTTGCCCGTCTTCGGCGTGCCGATCGAGAGCAAGTCGCTGCACGGGCAGGACAGCCTGCTGTCCATCGTCCAGATGCCGGCCGGCATCCCGGTCGGCACCCTGGCCATCGGCCGGCCGGGGGCAATCAATGCGGCATTGCTCGCGGCGAGCGTCCTGGCCTTGTCGGACCCGTCCCTTGCGGCGCGTCTGGCCGCCTGGCGCCGGGCGCAGACGGATGCGGTGGCCGAGTTTCCTGTCGAGGGAGCCTAAGGGTGACACCCCCTCCCCTTGCCCCAGGCGGCACCATCGGCATTCTCGGCGGCGGGCAGCTCGGGCGCATGCTTGCCCTTGCCGCAGCCGAACTCGGTCTTCGCAGCCATGTCTATTGTCCCGACCCCGACAGTCCCGCCTTCGACGTCACGC
Encoded proteins:
- a CDS encoding YdcH family protein, which codes for MDGQSEDLRQKLANLREQHRDLDVAIASLEEANARDQLQLRRLKKQKLMLKDKISLIEDQMIPDIIA
- the purE gene encoding 5-(carboxyamino)imidazole ribonucleotide mutase; amino-acid sequence: MSDKNPQVAVIMGSQSDWTTMRHATEILEALGVSHEARIISAHRTPHRLYEFAGSAQAKGIKVIIAGAGGAAHLPGMAASMTPLPVFGVPIESKSLHGQDSLLSIVQMPAGIPVGTLAIGRPGAINAALLAASVLALSDPSLAARLAAWRRAQTDAVAEFPVEGA